In one window of Vanrija pseudolonga chromosome 5, complete sequence DNA:
- the MIA40 gene encoding Mitochondrial intermembrane space import and assembly protein 40, producing MFARSFARSVARPALRAAAPRVAARAPRARQFHQQNRDHEGGAQLALVAGAALIVGSAGYIVAQLRKSQVHPSEPKENDEEEDEEEVILESAESEGLPAQALIDFERSSASDEAAAAPAAAPAGIPDPSQAASEGAFNEETGEINWDCPCLGGMATGPCGEEFKAAFSCFVYSEEEPKGIDCVEKFKAMQDCFREHPDVYGEEEIDDDEEPTAGQVGAAIVDADAGADTPVVEKVPAGEPTIGQKDAVVVDQQAGISTPVSAKAAPIDKTQKGEKELA from the exons ATGTTCGCCCGCTCGTTCGCTCGCTCCGTCGCCCGCCCTGCGCtccgcgctgctgcgccgcgcgtcgccgcccgcgccccccgcgcgcgccagttCCACCAGCAGAACAGGGAccacgagggcggcgcccagctcgcgctcgtcgccggcgccgcgctcatcGTCGGCTCGGCCGGATACATTGTCGCCCAGCTCCGCAAGTCGCAGGTCCACCCCTCCGAGCCCAAGgagaacgacgaggaggaggacgaggagg AGGTCATCCTCGAGTCGGCCGAGTCCGAGGGACTGCCCGCCCAGGCTCTCATCGACTTTGAGCGCTCATCAGCGTccgacgaggctgccgctgcccccgctgccgcccccgccggcaTCCCCGACCCTTCGCAGGCTGCTAGCGAGGGAGCGTTCAACGAGGAGACTGGCGAGATCAACTGGGACTGCCCT TGCCTAGGCGGCATGGCCACTGGCCCCTGCGGTGAAGAGTTCAAGGCCGCCTTCTCGTGCTTCGTCTActcggaggaggagcccAAGGGCATCGACTGCGTCGAGAAGTTCAAGGCCATGCAGGACTGCTTCCGCGAGCACCCTGACGTCTacggcgagg AAgagatcgacgacgacgaggagcccaCCGCCGGtcaggtcggcgccgccatcgtcgacgccgacgccggtgccgacaCCCCTGTCGTTGAGAAGGTCCCCGCTGGCGAGCCTACGATCGGCCAGAAGGACGCCGTTGTTGTCGACCAGCAGGCTGGTATCAGCACGCCCGTctcggccaaggccgccccCATCGACAAGACCCagaagggcgagaaggagctcgCTTGA
- the VPS62 gene encoding Vacuolar protein sorting-associated protein 62 → MILSSWLAVALLALGAGALPQRQVPLFKETTPVHGADVPSTPERRAEMAALLDKYAPVFKLSKNERFFPSSVAFMLERYGYVQYKNGTWYEPKPEWMTPEGLDQLPRRGKKQLLSVDVPFNAQPLFPDPESSFMYGPAGQEGGMEPGPDGRGRVHDEVYGFWVDQGRGVVDLIYWTFYPYNLGKDVGSLGCLGNHVTDWERLILRTVDGVAVSADFNTHSGGKFSAGTYRWSDMELIDDRPVAYVASGSHGIWPTPGKHVYAQLLNLWALVDVTDDYGPIWDSKGHVVPIEYWTGPDGAKKVNHTGDLSWLQFKGAWGNKGQTSCWWHALVGICQVVDGPPGPNRLFGQPPDCIISPKAEEVSSYSFYLSKNVTTQAEKLNVTTVVIEQVCARPRASNLKPEEDPWAKALDEKDLDVWLMSETVQYRGREQHSGSLPACDGSRSVAKAYRISLWDDKGYHVSTSGLRVICIYEEGRPGYVVSGGAHVDDLDEWRWWLLRPTPN, encoded by the exons ATG ATCCTCTCATCCTGGCTCGCAGTCGCCCTGCTTGCGCTAGGCGCAGGTGCACTCCCCCAGCGCCAGGTCCCCCTCTTCAAAGAGACCACGCCGGTACACGGCGCCGATGtcccctcgacgccggaacggcgcgccgagatggccgcgctgctggaCAAGTACGCGCCAGTGTTCAAGCTTTC CAAAAATGAGCGCTTCTTCCCTTCCTCGGTCGCCTTCATGCTCGAGCGATACGGCTAC GTACAATACAAGAACGGGACGTGGTACGAGCCA AAACCAGAGTGGATGACGCCCGAGGGCCTCGACCAGCTGCCGAGAAGAGGCAAGAAGCAGCTCCTGTCCGTCGACGTGCCGTTCAACGCGCAGCCGCTCTTCCCCGACCCGGAAAGCAGCTTCATGTACGGCCCCGCCGGGCAAGAGGGCGGGATGGAGCCCGGGCCTGACGGACGGGGGAGGGTGCATGACGAGGTGTACGGGTTCTGGGTGGACCAgggccgcggcgtggtg GACTTGATATACTGGAC ATTCTACCCCTACAACCTTGGCAAGGACGTCGGTTCGCTTGGGTGTCTTGGAAATC ATGTTACCGACTGGGAG CGCCTCATCCTGCGTactgtcgacggcgtcgcggtctCTGCAGACTTCA ACACGCACTCGGGCGGCAAGTTCAGCGCTGG GACATACCGGTGGTCGGACATGGAGCTAATCGATGACCGGCCCGTCGCCTACGTCGCCTCCGGCAGTCATGGCATCTGGCCAACGCCGGGGAAGCACGTCTACGCACAG TTGCTGAACCTCTGGGCGCTGGTCGACGTGACGGACGACTATGGACCGATCTGGGATTCGAAAGGCCATGTCGTGCCGATCGAGTACTGGACCGGGCCGGATGGCGCGAAGAAGGTCAACCACACTGGCGATCTCAGCTGGCTCCAGTTCAAAGGAGCGTGGGGCAACAAGGGCCAGACCAGTTGCTGGTGGCACGCGCTCGTTGGCATCTGCCAG GTCGTGGACGGCCCTCCTGGACCCAATCGTCTCTTTGGACAGCCACCAGAT tGTATCATCTCGCCGAAGGCCGAAGAGGTCTCGAGCTACTCGTTCTACCTTTCGAAGAACGTAACGACACAAGCTGAGAAGCTCAACGTGACAACCGTGGTGATCGAACAAGTGTGCGCACGGCCACGGGCAAGCAACCTCAAGCCAGAAGAAGATCCGTGGGCCAAGGCTCTCGATGAGAAGGATCTCGATGTCTGGCTCATGAGCGAGACGGTCCAGTACCGCGGACGTGAGCAGCACAGCGGATCCCTGCCAGCGTGCGACGGCAGTCGGAGCGTTGCCAAGGCGTACCGCATATCCCTGTGGGACGACAAGGGATACCacgtctcgacctcgggccTCCGCGTCATTTGCATTTACGAAGAGGGCCGGCCGGGCTACGtcgtgagcggcggcgcgcacgtcgacgacctcgacgagtgGAGATGGTGGTTGCTGCGGCCAACCCCTAATTAA
- the LAC12_9 gene encoding Lactose permease, which produces MPASQVASPPALNAHPGLVKPSMQDWHTIPNVRDTLPWYKDKGRLQLNFFLSIIFVGMTLNGYDGTLISGLQSFDSWRSDLGIDESGNAGALVGLLNAAGMISGFVVGPVICWIDETFGRKWGIRFYGYTLLIGTVLSCLAGIHGVHGLKGYAIFIVGRFIQGFGLASFLMTSLVIVQEIPHPRSRAQIAASWDSYWILGSVVASWVNFGCSYISTSWGWRIPYLIQIPMALYVLIAVQFVPETPRFLMGQGKEEEAFKFLVDYHGNGDPNDPLVIFEFDEMKNAIEKERAAKAKEWKVILKSPANRHRLFLAALMTNLVVMSGSSIVYYYYTVVFSQVGINGATQQTGIYAGLSIFTWICQIVAVYVGKHVGRKTIILSCWPLMLLAFVGLCACGGVYEKAVDGNRSAGIATVALVWIYLGTFNFANPVLYSYPAEVQTFSMRSKGLLVWNTVTQLQGVYTTFVDSVALNKIGYKYYAVYMPLIIIQWFLVKYFMVETKGYTLEEVALAFDSRESLLGSVPVVERQPRAGEEATLSGNDVKKDDK; this is translated from the exons ATGCCTGCGTCGCAAGTTGCCTCTCCCCCCGCGTTAAACGCTCACCCTGGTCTCGTAAAGCCCAGTATGCAGGACTGGCACACCAT cccgaACGTCCGCGACACGCTGCCATGGTACAAGGACAAGGGCCGCCTCCAGCTCAACTT CTTCTTGAGCATCATCTTCGTCGGCATGACGCTTAACGGCT ACGACGGCACCCTTATCTCTGGTCTGCAGTCCTTCGACTCATGGCGCTCCGACCTCGGCATTGATGAGAGCGGCAACGCTGGcgctctcgtcggccttctcaACGCCGCAGGCATGATTTCGGGCTTTGTCGTCGGCCCCGTCATCTGCTGGATTGACGAGACCTTTGGCCGCAAGTGGGGTATCCGAT TCTACGGCTACACGCTTCTTATCGGTACCGTGCTCAGCTGCCTGGCTGGTATCCACGGCGTGCACGGCCTCAAGGGCTACGCCATCTTCATTGTCGGCCGCTTCATCCAGGGCTTTGGCCTTGCGTCCTTCCTCATGACTTCGCTCGTCATCGTGCAGGAGATCCCGCACCCACGCTCGCGTGCGCAGATCGCGGCCAGCTGGGACTCTTACTGGATCCTCGGtagcgtcgtcgcctcgtgGGTCAACTTCGGCTGCTCGTACATCTCCACATCGTGGGGCTGGCGCATCCCCTACCTCATCCAGATCCCGATGGCGCTCTACGTCCTCATCGCGGTCCAGTTCGTGCCCGAGACGCCGCGCTTCCTCATGGGCcagggcaaggaggaggaggcgttCAAGTTCCTCGTCGACTAccacggcaacggcgacccCAACGACCCGCTCGTCATTTTCGAGTTTGACGAGATGAAGAACGCtatcgagaaggagcgcgcTGCCAAGGCGAAGGAGTGGAAGGTCATCCTCAAGAGCCCCGCCAACCGCCACCGtctcttcctcgccgcgctcatgACCAACCTCGTTGTCATGTCGGGCTCGTCCATCGTCTACTACTACTACACCGTCGTCTTCAGCCAGGTCGGCATCAACGGTGCGACGCAGCAGACCGGCATCTACGCTGGCCTCAGTATCTTCACCTGGATCTGCCAGATCGTGGCCGTCTACGTCGGCAAGCACGTCGGCCGCAAGACCATCATCCTGTCCTGCTGGCCACTCATGCTCCTCGCTTTCGTCGGCCTCTGCGCCTGTGGTGGTGTGTATGAGAAGGCTGTGGACGGAAACCGCTCCGCCGGCATCGCGACCGTCGCTCTCGTTTGGATCTACCTCGGCACCTTCAACTTTGCCAACCCCGTCCTGTACTCGTACCCGGCTGAGGTGCAGACCTTCTCGATGCGCTCCAAGGGCCTGCTTGTCTGGAACACGGTCACGCAGCTCCAGGGTGTCTACACGACGTTTGTCGACTCGGTCGCCCTCAACAAGATCGGCTACAAGTACTACGCCGTCTACATGCCGCTCATCATCATCCAGTGGTTCCTCGTCAAGTACTTCATGGTCGAGACGAAGGGCTACACACTCGAGGAGGTGGCTCTGGCCTTCGACTCGCGCGAGAGCCTGCTGGGCAGTGTGCCTGTTGTCGAGCGCCAGCCCCGCGCCGGTGAGGAGGCGACGCTCTCGGGCAACGacgtcaagaaggacgacaagTAG